The nucleotide sequence ATAATAATTGATGTTGATGCCAACAACCGCATGGACTTGAATAGTCTAAAAAAAGCGATCAAAGACATAAAAACCAGCTCAATTAAAACAAAGATTATTGCTATTGTCGGCATTGCCGGAACCACGGAAACCGGGACCGTCGATCCTCTGCCTGAAATAGGAGAAATATGCGCAGAAAACAGGATTCACTTTCATGTGGATGCCACATGGGGTGGCCCGACGCTAATGTCTGAAAAATACAGGCATCTGCTTAAAGGTATAAACCTTGCGGATTCCGTGACAATAGACGGCCATAAACAGTTTTATATGCCGATGGGCTGCGGCATGGTTGTCTTTAAGGACCCTTCGATCATGGATTCTGTCTCATATCATGCAAACTATGTAAACCGCCCGGGTTCCGTTGATCTTGGCATAAAATCGCTTGCAGGGTCAAGGGAGGCAAGCTCTATTATACTGGACAGCGCGCTTAAAATAATGGGAAGCAGGGGTTATGCGCTGCTGATTGAGCATGGGATTGACACATGCCTGAAGTTTGCCGAAGAAATCGAGAAAAGACCGGACTTCCAGCTAATAACGCACCCGGAGCTTAACATTCTTACCTACAGAATATGCCCCTTCCATATTCAGCGCCGGTTAGCCCGGGGTAATCCTGAACAGATATGCAACATTAACAAAAAATTAAACAAAACAAACACGGCTGTTCAAAGGCTGCAAAGGGAGGCTGGAAAGAGTTTTGTTTCACGAACAAAATTAAAAATATCAAACAGGCATGGAAAAGATATTGTTGTTTTTCGCTGCGTAATAATGAATCCCATGACAAACATAAAGATTCTAAATGAAATCCTTGATGAACAGGAAGAAATATTTAAAAGTAATTTTGAGATTTAACCTTTTTTAATATCTTTGACCAGTTCTTTAATGATGGAAATAAGATTGCTTCCTCTTTCACGAGCTATACGATGCGCATCATCAACTATTTGACCGGCCTGCTTCTCCAGATCTTCATGCGGAGGGGTGGGAATCTGTTTTTTCTGATATTGCCATAATAAATAACGCATGGTCAGACTCTCTTCCTGGCGTCTTATAAACCCCATATTCTTTTCTCCTTAGCAATAAAAACAGTAACTAAAAAATATTAGCTTTTCAAACCACCGCAAATATGAAAAATCACCTTTTCCAATATAATTTTTGGATTCTCTCCGGTTGACTTAAGCCGCAAATCAGTTTCACTCAAGCTCTTAATATCTTCAATGAGTTCATTTGTCGTAAACTTTTCAGAGCTGAGAAGCATCTGGTAAACGGGATAAGGGTTGTTCGGGTTTTGCGCGATCAGCAGGTCCACGGCTGATTTGCTTTTGCCTGCTTTAACATTTTTCGAAAGCATGCTTTCCCAATCTTCCAGCAGGCTCAACAGGTCGTTGTCATACTCCTTGATTGCAGGCATAACAGCACTCTGAAACTGATCAAACCTGATACCGGCATGCCATGCCCTCCCATGCCGGCTTTCAACAAAACCCTTAATCAGCAAAAGCTTTCTAACCTGATTTGTTATTGCCGCAAACAATTGAAGAGGATGATCTAATTGAGGCAGAAGAGAATTCAGAAAAAAAAGGGCTTTTCCTAAGTTACGGCCTGATATTGCATTTGTCAGCTCAAATATTGGATCTGTTTTTGTGCGTTTTACAATAAACTTTACATCATCAATTGTTATTCTGTTTCGCTCACCAACATAACTGATAAGTTTCTCCAGATTATTTAAAAATGAGCGGATGTTAAAACCGGTCATTTCAAACATGGCGGCAATTGCGGCCTTATCCATTCTCTTTTTATTTTTTGTGAGAACAGTTTCCATGCTTTCATAAAGAACCCTTTCCTGGGCCATTTTGTCTGCTCTTCGTTCACCTTTTGGGACAGAGCAATCAACAATCATTCCGCATTTATTTATAACTTTATAAAGGCCCTTTCTTTTATCAATCATATCAGCGGTAATTATCAGATGATTATTTTGGGGGAATCCATTCTCAATGGCCTGCTGCAAAAGTTTTCCTTTATCCTCTCCTTTAGATGGAGTCAGGCCGCCGGCCATACAATAATCGACGGTTCTATCAAGCCATTCTCCATCAGCCGATCCGTCAACATCAAGTTTTAATGCTTTGTCTATGCTTGCCTTGCTTATATCGTCAAAGGAAAGGTTCAAAAGCCCGAGAAGGCTTAGAAGATAGTTTGCAGCCTTTTGAATATTGTCGTTATTATATTCATTCTTTGCTTTTTCTATAAGAGCCTTTTCGTTTAGTTTTGAATAAAATATCTGTGTGTCGCAAATAGCCACAACCTTTGTGCCCTGCAAAAGAGAATATGTGTTTATACGCTGCAGCGCGTCATTAATTTTCTCATCGGCTCCATCTACAGGTTCATAGTTTAACCCACTAACCTGACCGGAAAGCAATTTATTTAAAAGCTCTTCAAACACTGCCTTGCAAAGCAGTTCCTCTCCGAAAATCAGATACACAGGGGCAAACCCGTCCTTATCAGGCTTTTTCAGATAATCCTTAAATTCCTTATAGTTAATTTCCGTCATTATGTATATTTTTACAAAACGTTTTAAGTGTTAGGTGTTAAGTGTTAAGAGCTTGATAAAACAGATAATTACTTTAACATGGCACCTGCTCCTTAAACCCTTATAACTTTAAAAGAATAACAGGAGATGTGCCGTGAGTAAAGGGAAAAGGAGATGCTTGCTTATCGAGTTTAATTGGGATATTCACAATCAAAATATAATACACTTAACACCTAACACTTAACACTTAATAAACATGATCAGCATTGAAAATCTATCAAAAAGCTACGGCAATCACGTCCTGTTTGACAACGCAAGTTTCAGGATAAACTCCAGACAGCGGGTTGGCGTTGTCGGACGAAACGGGCATGGTAAAACCACCCTGCTTAAGCTCATCACCGGAGAGGTGCATCCGGATTCAGGATTGATCACCACGCCCAAGAACTATTGTATCGGTTGTGTCAGCCAGCAGATTGAGTTTACCAGGGATACGGTTCTGGCCGAAGGCATGACAGGACTTTCCGAGGCTGAACAGGACCATCACTGGAAGGTTGAAAAAATCCTGTTTGGACTGGGATTTACCGCATCGGACATGCAGCGGCATCCCGGGGAATTTTCCGGCGGTTTCCAGGTACGGCTGAACCTGGCCAAGATTTTGGTTGCCGAGCCGGACCTGCTGCTTCTGGACGAACCCACAAATTACCTGGATATAACCTCAATCCGATGGATTACCCGTTTTTTGTCGGGCTGGCCCCGCGAACTTATGCTTATCACCCATGACCGCAGCTTTATGGACGGAATCGTGACCCACACCATGGGTATTCATCGCAAAAAGATTCGCAAAATCGCCGGAAATACCGAAAAGTACTATTCGCAGATTGCCCTGGATGAAGAAATCTACGAAAAAACCCGGATCAACGATGAAAAACACCAAAAGGAAACCGAACTGTTCATCAACCGGTTCAGGGCTAAAGCCAGGCTGGCAAACCTCGTCCAGTCCCGTATCAAGGCCCTGGCCAAAATGGAAAAACTGGAAAAGCTGGAGACCATCAAATCCCTTGGCTTTTCATTTCGATCCAAACCGTTTCCCGGAAAACATGTGATGAGCGTAAAAAACCTGACATTTTCCTATGATACAAAAAAGCCGCTGATTCAAAATCTGGATTTTACCGTTACCGCCGGTGAACGGGTCTGCGTGATCGGCAAAAACGGCAAAGGCAAAACCACTCTGCTCAAGCTCCTGGCCGATAGTCTCGCGCCACATTCTGGAGAAATCGCTTGCAACCCCAACATAACCCGAGGTGTTTTTGAGCAAACCAACATCAAAAGTCTAATAGACACCCGCACAGTGGAAGAAGAAATCCTTTATTCCCACCATGATGTGGATCGTCAGACAGCCAGAAACATATGCGGGGCCATGATGTTTTCCGGTGATGATGCGCTTAAAAAAATCAGCGTACTTTCCGGGGGTGAAAAAAGCCGGGTGATGCTGGGCAAGCTTATGGTCACACCGGTCAACCTGCTGCTTCTGGATGAGCCAACCAACCACCTGGATATGGATGCATGCGATGCTCTGCTTGCGGCCATCGACAACTTCAACGGCACGGTTATTATGGTGACCCATAATGAAATGTTTCTCCATGCCCTTGCCAAAAAGCTCATCGTCTTTCGGAGCGACCACCAGGAGGTTTTTCACGGGGGGTATCAGCAGTTTCTGGAAAAAAGCGGGTGGGAAGATGAAGATCGCAGAGGAAAACCAGACCAGACCAAAAATTCAGTTGAAAATAACGCCGGCCGGCCGAACCGGAAAAACCTGCGTAAAAAGCGGTCTGAAATCATCATTGAAAAAGGAAAAACATTAAAACCCATGCAAAACCGTATGTTGAAGGCGGAAAAAGAAATAGAACGCGGCGAAACTGAAATCGCACAGATCAATAAAGACCTGGTCTCGGCTTCAGTAAGCGGTGACGGCTCAAAAATTGCCAATCTTTCCAGACAGCTTAACACACGGCAGGCCACTGTCGACAGCCTGTATGATGAACTTGAATCCCTGACAATTGCGCTGGAGAAAAAGCAGGCTGAATTTGAGAAACAACTGGAGAACCTGGACGCAATGGCTTGAGCTAATCCTCGGAAGTTGAAACCAGCCCTCTCATCCGTTTGATTCTACTTCGCCTCTTTTTAGCTGCCAGCAGGCGTTTACTTGATGCAAGGCTCGGTTTGGTCTTAATGCGGGGTTTAGGTTTTTCAGCTGCTTTTTGAATTAATTTAATCAGACGGCCAATCGCATCCTGCCGGTTCCCTTCCTGTGTTCGAAACCGTCTGGCCTCAATAATAAGAATCCCGCGAGCTGTAATTCTTCTGCCCGCAAGCCTGGTCAAACGACAGCGAACCTGATCGGAGAAAGAAGTGGAATTTCTTACATCAAAGCAAAGCTGAACAGCCGTGGAAACCTTATTGACATTCTGGCCTCCAGGGCCTGATGCCCTTATAAACCGAAGCTTAATTTCATTTTCGCTTATTTTAATATCAGGTGTGATGTAAATCATTTTAATAGTTTACATCATCGTTGTTTTTTTCTCAAGAGCAACAAATGCAGCCCCCTTATACCTTCCAAAGTGCCTATACAGGCATCATACTTTGCCTTGCTCACATCTATTCCACCTAATAAAAGTCCGCTTTGCTTAATATATCCTTTACGTTTTTTCTGATTTCTGCCATAATTTTTTAGTTTTATGAGCATACCTCCTCTGTTTTATTAGGGCTGATTTGTTTATCTTCTTAGGAGGTGTGCCTTATCTTAACAAAACATGCGATCTGATCTCTTATACGATGCGGTAGATGAACCGCAAAAGCCGGCGAATCTAAAAAATGGCTAACTTCCTTACGGTCGAAGATTTTCCGCTGCTTGCGGCGGGGAGCTTCAATCCTATAAAATTTTTAATGGTGAAAACATGGAAAAAACTTTTAACGGTCAAAAGACAGCAAAATTAGGTACTGAAAAGAAGCCTGCTGTTGTTAATGTACAAACAGAAGAAAGATTGAAAGAAGTAGCATTGATATTTGAAGAAAAGTGTTGGAAATATACAATTGGAGTAGAACCGGATAAGCCAGAGGATATTACCGATTTAGAAATATTATTGAATACACCAAAATCAAAAATAACCGAAACTAAAGTTGGCCGCAATGAGCCGTGCCCATGTGGAAGCGGGAATAAGTATAAAAAATGCTGTGGCAAATAAGGCTATTTTACATTGCCTCTGTTGGTCGACATGATTGGATCCTTTGTCAAGTAACAAGCAATCCCTAAGCCTTCCCATACTTAAAAGATAGCTATTTGCTTTTTTACGGATGTTCCGCAGGTTCCCCCGCAGGTTCCAAGTTTAAAAGTTGAGAACGTCCCGTAAGTTGTCCCA is from Anaerolineae bacterium and encodes:
- the panP gene encoding putative pyridoxal-dependent aspartate 1-decarboxylase; protein product: MEKKPELVADWQTLMRTFINHEDDASRSTLVKYMEQIFFGLHDFLKKHVGITEEVSLKDLSKNFTNTLISKNPEKKLADVITDLVENIAPHAVNVTSPYFVGHMTSAIPFFMVHLKTIVAALNQNVVKIETSKVVSILEKQVIAKIHRLIYEEDESFYERHVQNILTTLGCFIEDGTLANLTAFWVARNSLLAPKNGFTGVEQEGIHAAYKAYQTERCVILASRLGHYCLKKAGGILGIGNQNIIIIDVDANNRMDLNSLKKAIKDIKTSSIKTKIIAIVGIAGTTETGTVDPLPEIGEICAENRIHFHVDATWGGPTLMSEKYRHLLKGINLADSVTIDGHKQFYMPMGCGMVVFKDPSIMDSVSYHANYVNRPGSVDLGIKSLAGSREASSIILDSALKIMGSRGYALLIEHGIDTCLKFAEEIEKRPDFQLITHPELNILTYRICPFHIQRRLARGNPEQICNINKKLNKTNTAVQRLQREAGKSFVSRTKLKISNRHGKDIVVFRCVIMNPMTNIKILNEILDEQEEIFKSNFEI
- a CDS encoding ABC-F family ATP-binding cassette domain-containing protein; translation: MISIENLSKSYGNHVLFDNASFRINSRQRVGVVGRNGHGKTTLLKLITGEVHPDSGLITTPKNYCIGCVSQQIEFTRDTVLAEGMTGLSEAEQDHHWKVEKILFGLGFTASDMQRHPGEFSGGFQVRLNLAKILVAEPDLLLLDEPTNYLDITSIRWITRFLSGWPRELMLITHDRSFMDGIVTHTMGIHRKKIRKIAGNTEKYYSQIALDEEIYEKTRINDEKHQKETELFINRFRAKARLANLVQSRIKALAKMEKLEKLETIKSLGFSFRSKPFPGKHVMSVKNLTFSYDTKKPLIQNLDFTVTAGERVCVIGKNGKGKTTLLKLLADSLAPHSGEIACNPNITRGVFEQTNIKSLIDTRTVEEEILYSHHDVDRQTARNICGAMMFSGDDALKKISVLSGGEKSRVMLGKLMVTPVNLLLLDEPTNHLDMDACDALLAAIDNFNGTVIMVTHNEMFLHALAKKLIVFRSDHQEVFHGGYQQFLEKSGWEDEDRRGKPDQTKNSVENNAGRPNRKNLRKKRSEIIIEKGKTLKPMQNRMLKAEKEIERGETEIAQINKDLVSASVSGDGSKIANLSRQLNTRQATVDSLYDELESLTIALEKKQAEFEKQLENLDAMA
- the arfB gene encoding alternative ribosome rescue aminoacyl-tRNA hydrolase ArfB, which encodes MIYITPDIKISENEIKLRFIRASGPGGQNVNKVSTAVQLCFDVRNSTSFSDQVRCRLTRLAGRRITARGILIIEARRFRTQEGNRQDAIGRLIKLIQKAAEKPKPRIKTKPSLASSKRLLAAKKRRSRIKRMRGLVSTSED
- a CDS encoding PBPRA1643 family SWIM/SEC-C metal-binding motif protein, which produces MEKTFNGQKTAKLGTEKKPAVVNVQTEERLKEVALIFEEKCWKYTIGVEPDKPEDITDLEILLNTPKSKITETKVGRNEPCPCGSGNKYKKCCGK